AATCGTTTCCTCAAGATAATCGGCCTGATTATAAGATGGTGTAATGATCGATATTTTAGGTTGTTGCATTAAGACTCCCCTCAGATGTTCATAAAAATTTTTATACTAAAAACAACTAAAGGCTAAAATAGCCTAATCGCTTGCAGACCTTGTACTTCCGCAGCAGGTTGAGCGGTTTCTTCTTCAGATGTCCCAGCCCGCGCTCGATCAGACCATCGGCCGCATCGAGCACCCGTTCGCTCGACCTGCCGTCATGGTAAGGATGGATAAGGTCCGTATACTTCCTGATTTCCTCCATGATCTCCGGCGGTTGAGTCAATGCGTATTCAATCGATGCCTCGAGCTTTTCCGGGTCGTCAATATCGATCATGTGCGGCCCTGGCGCCTGGTTCCTGAAGGTTACGACAGGCTTCTGCTGTAGCATAAACTCGGACAGGATCGACGAGGTGTCGCAGACCATGACATCGGCAGCACGCAGCAGCGGGACGATATCGTCGGTATCGGGAAAATCGAGATATTCCCCCTGGATCGCCTTGTAGGAAGCCACTACTTCCGGGGCCATCTTCGGATGCAGGTTGATCAGCCATTGCCACTTGCCGGTTTTCGACAACCGGGTGATGGTCTCGAGCAGCGGCATGGCGCAGCTCATGCGCGGCGTGAAGGTCGATCCGAGCATCACCACCGGCCGGTCGTACTGCGGGATATCATCCCTTTGCCAATACATCGGGTCCATTTTCGGCCAGCCGGTCTCGACCACTTCGAAGTAGCCGTGTTTTTTCGCCAGTTCGTTGAACGGACCGGTCGTATCGGCTCCCTGGGTCACATAGAGATCGAAGAAACCGCGGATCCGGAAGTGCCCCTTGCTATCGGAGAACTTGTTGGCAATAAAGCCGTGGTTGACCTGGACCTTGATCCCGGGAAAGAAGTGCGGCACCCAGTTGCCGGGAACGAAAACGGCATCCGGTTTGTAGGCAAGTACCTCCTCGACCGACGACAGCAACCGCTCGTTTTCGGTGAGGTGTTCCGCCCCATCCTTCTCGAAAAACCAGGCGACCTCGGCGCCGCGCGCCCGGGCCGCCTTCTGCATCGGCCGGAGTATCCCGAGAGCATAGAGTTCCGAGACATACATCAGGTATCGCTTGTGGCTCATTTCAACATCTTCCCGTTTCCTCGAAGCTTTTCCATGCGATACAATGTCCACAAACCAGCATACTTGTTAAATGCTCCCTGGCTATACATAACGGCCATAATGAAGCCGACGCGGCCATCGAGAAAGCCTCCCCTCAGGAT
The Desulfuromonas sp. genome window above contains:
- a CDS encoding CDP-glycerol--glycerophosphate glycerophosphotransferase — translated: MYVSELYALGILRPMQKAARARGAEVAWFFEKDGAEHLTENERLLSSVEEVLAYKPDAVFVPGNWVPHFFPGIKVQVNHGFIANKFSDSKGHFRIRGFFDLYVTQGADTTGPFNELAKKHGYFEVVETGWPKMDPMYWQRDDIPQYDRPVVMLGSTFTPRMSCAMPLLETITRLSKTGKWQWLINLHPKMAPEVVASYKAIQGEYLDFPDTDDIVPLLRAADVMVCDTSSILSEFMLQQKPVVTFRNQAPGPHMIDIDDPEKLEASIEYALTQPPEIMEEIRKYTDLIHPYHDGRSSERVLDAADGLIERGLGHLKKKPLNLLRKYKVCKRLGYFSL